The genomic region TTGCAGCTGCAAGTTTCCTTCTCGATAAGAAACTTCCATGGGAACAGTCTAAACCATATCAACAGGTCTTAGTTGCTTTGTATATGATCCTGTCTGCTGTGCAGTTGTGGTTTAATAAATTCGTGGAAAAGGGCACAGTATATCAAGGTGTTAAGAAAAACGATACAGTCAGTGTTGGCGCAAAGTATAAGAAACACTCACATGAGTTTCATGTATCAATTACGAATCGCAAAGGTCGCAGTTTAGAGCTAGACACCACATTCACTAAATTCTTTAATGAACAAGGCTATATGCAATCGGATATACTATTCAATTGGTTTAAAGAACAACTGGAAGCTCTGGGTTCAAAGAAAACGGAATAATAATCAACTATATGATACCACCTCACCCTTTAAGTAGAAACTGACTTATGGATATTGTACAGAGTAGCCGAAATTGATTCTCTATTACTTTATGTATCTCATTCTATAAAAAAGATTCTATAATGAACTAAAGCGATGCTTTGACCAGCTACCAAAAAAATGCCAACAACATAACTTAGTTTTGCTGACATTTAACCTGGAAATAGAATTCAAGAGCTTTTACTACCAATTGGTAAACATGCGTCCATCTTAGAAAACGCTCGtaattgttcaatgatCATCTCTGGGAAACATTTCATCATTCTCAGAAAATTCACATAAAACGGTCTACATATTTCACCTCTCCTCCCCTCAATGCAACATTGTGTGATCTCTTTGGCCAATTCAGGTGCTTTAATTACTGGTGCCAAGAATTGTCTTGGAGGCTCAAACCCTTGGAACATTTGCGTATCCATTTGACCAGGCAATACCAAGAGTGTTCTGACATTCATCGCATTATCATTCAGAAGCTCATACGTCCAAGATTCATGATACGATATCAATGCTGCCTTAGAAGCAGCATATGTGCTAGCTCTAGCAGGTGACATTATTCCTAACGCACTAGCAATATTAACAACGTAGTAAAAATCGTTATTTGCAGATTTCTTAGGATGGAATGCTTGGATTAATCGTATGGTGGACAAAACATTTGCATGGAATATCTTATTCATTTCGACACATGGCATATCAGCAAGTCTGGAAAATCTACCCCTTATAGCAGCATTATTTATCAATAAATCAACTTTTGGAAACTTGTTCTTGATGGTTTTTATGGCATTTTCAACTTCCTCGTCGCTTGATAAATCACACCTTAGGAACTCAATCCGGTCTTTGGTAATCGATAAGTCTAGTTTAGGATCTACAACGTCTAGTATAACAATTTTGATGTCAGGGATATCACTCATCAACGATTTTACAAGCTCGTTGCCTAATCCAAGACTCCCTCCGGTAATGACACACACCGGATCAGCTGTGTCTTTTATTGATATCCAAGAACCCCTAGTCTTATACTTGGTATCAATGTGGAAGTATATCGTTAATAGTACACTATAAGTCAAAAGTACAGGGTATAAGTATCGGAGATTTAAGCCGAGTAATCTGTTAACTCAGTATCAATGGTAACTCATTGCTTGTTAGTATACCTATTTTCATGTCCAAGTATATCTTTCCCGTAAGTGCTCATCTCAACATACTTTTCAACCAGGATTAAAGGTAGAACTGGGTATCTAATTAACGGCTGTAAGGTTTCCCATAACGTGTCGACATTTTGTATCCATGTAGTACTACCTTGCATACTGAAGTTCTTCATGCCCTTACGATACAGCACTCATGAGTTAAGAATTTCCAATCTGCTAAGAATAAGTAAAGTGTCGATATTTGAATAGATCAAGTTTTCTGTCAGACCAACTCAATTTATAGGAAACAAATGACACACAAAAAGCGATCATCAGACCATGACACAAAAACTTTCCTTCGCCCTAAGTTGATTGTTTTATTCTATAATGGGTTATTTATTGACAATGGTGGTTTTATTTAAGAATTATTCAATCATACAACTAAATTTGCTATTATGAAGAAAGTATTGATATAATTCACTTATTAAAGATAAACAAGGAAATAATTGCAACTCCATGAGAGTAAGTGTGGGTGTTACAATGAAAGGTTCTTTACTACATAAACGTTTATAATACTGATTTCGCAGGGTTGTATGTGGAGATATTACCATGTTACTTCGGAATCATACTCAATGTACCTTGGCATCAACTAGCGAGCCTTTTTTAAACTGATAGGTTAAAGTGCAAGAGTAGCTGTCTTCCTGCAATGTTCGGGTGGGTCAATACTATACTTGTGCAATCCTGTGAAGTGTCAGTAATCTTAATTTTCTTGCCCTTGATAATTTGAACGGGTTTGATTGTGTTAAGTGCCCATTCTCCGGTGTCTACGAAACGTAAGTTGTACACCTGTACAAGATTATCACCTGCAAGTATGAGGTGACCAAGGTTTAAGGACACGCCTATGCAATAGAAATCTAATACAAGAATAT from Kluyveromyces lactis strain NRRL Y-1140 chromosome D complete sequence harbors:
- the TDA5 gene encoding Tda5p (similar to uniprot|Q06417 Saccharomyces cerevisiae YLR426W Hypothetical ORF) is translated as MQGSTTWIQNVDTLWETLQPLIRYPVLPLILVEKLLGLNLRYLYPVLLTYSVLLTIYFHIDTKYKTRGSWISIKDTADPVCVITGGSLGLGNELVKSLMSDIPDIKIVILDVVDPKLDLSITKDRIEFLRCDLSSDEEVENAIKTIKNKFPKVDLLINNAAIRGRFSRLADMPCVEMNKIFHANVLSTIRLIQAFHPKKSANNDFYYVVNIASALGIMSPARASTYAASKAALISYHESWTYELLNDNAMNVRTLLVLPGQMDTQMFQGFEPPRQFLAPVIKAPELAKEITQCCIEGRRGEICRPFYVNFLRMMKCFPEMIIEQLRAFSKMDACLPIGSKSS
- the SPC2 gene encoding signal peptidase complex subunit SPC2 (similar to uniprot|Q04969 Saccharomyces cerevisiae YML055W SPC2 Subunit of signal peptidase complex (Spc1p Spc2p Spc3p Sec11p) which catalyzes cleavage of N-terminal signal sequences of proteins targeted to the secretory pathway homologous to mammalian SPC25), whose amino-acid sequence is MSKPINVYAVPEVRKALDEALPEIFSRLGYTQTFKLIDTKLILGYSLVVFAAASFLLDKKLPWEQSKPYQQVLVALYMILSAVQLWFNKFVEKGTVYQGVKKNDTVSVGAKYKKHSHEFHVSITNRKGRSLELDTTFTKFFNEQGYMQSDILFNWFKEQLEALGSKKTE